From a single Parambassis ranga chromosome 2, fParRan2.1, whole genome shotgun sequence genomic region:
- the LOC114445230 gene encoding LIM/homeobox protein Awh-like: protein MMSPDDQALEDILYGSDLGDEAEGAELSGGPAGVEESAAAAAALTAVSIPEPLMCAGCGEQVCDRFFLLAAGSVWHDVCLRCSQCQCELQTHPSLYWRDGNIYCQQDYCRLFAGGQCARCFQPIPASALVMRSGELTFHPHCFSCQECDVKLMPGNLYCMQGQNLYCQSHYHDDGGGVPLPHELQPKPDLKEGHNQASGEGEESVSSPEPRLDDRVMGGRTRRRTKRIRTCFRSEQLRALEAYFAQKHNPDGKDWACLAHKTGLPKRVLQVWFQNARAKHRRSLSSDDSQVNSPSAPPRPVPMASSSPPRACSPADQSQSFPTSTIDHLQLSLLTAPLGEAPVSPSVNQLLQSPAFLLDYNSQGAPGCMSSVEAYRDFGEAGGGGGEPETDVDPDTFRPHYC from the exons ATGATGTCGCCAGACGACCAGGCCCTCGAGGACATACTGTACGGCAGCGACCTTGGTGACGAGGCAGAGGGGGCGGAGCTGAGCGGTGGCCCGGcaggggtggaggagagtgcagcagcagcagca GCTCTGACGGCCGTGTCCATCCCTGAGCCACTGATGTGCGCCGGATGTGGCGAGCAGGTGTGCGACCGCTtcttcctgctggctgcaggGAGCGTGTGGCATGACGTCTGCCTGCGCTGCAGCCAGTGTCAGTGcgagctgcagacacaccccTCCCTGTACTGGAGGGACGGAAACATCTACTGCCAGCAGGACTACTGCAG GTTGTTCGCAGGTGGTCAGTGTGCTCGCTGCTTCCAGCCAATCCCAGCTTCTGCTTTGGTCATGCGGTCTGGGGAGCTCACCTTCCATCCTCACTGCTTCTCCTGCCAG GAGTGTGATGTGAAGCTAATGCCAGGGAACCTGTACTGCATGCAGGGCCAGAACCTCTACTGTCAGTCCCATTACCATGACGATGGAGGCGGTGTCCCGCTTCCCCACGAGCTGCAGCCCAAACCAGATCTGAAGGAAG GTCACAACCAGGCCTCAGGTGAAGGGGAGGAGTCTGTCAGCAGTCCAGAGCCACGGTTGGATGACAGGGTTATGGGTGGGCGGACCCGCAGGCGCACCAAGCGAATAAGGACGTGCTTCCGCAGCGAGCAGCTCAGAGCCCTTGAGGCATACTTTGCCCAAAAACACAACCCTGACGGCAAAGACTGGGCGTGTCTCGCCCACAAGACCGGCCTGCCCAAGAGAGTCCTGCAG GTCTGGTTTCAGAACGCTCGGGCCAAACACAGGCGTTCCCTTAGCTCCGACGACTCTCAGGTCAATTCGCCGTCTGCTCCCCCAAGACCTGTTCCTATGGCATCCAGCTCCCCGCCCCGGGCCTGCTCCCCAGCGGACCAGTCGCAGTCCTTCCCCACCAGCACCATTGACCACCTGCAGCTCTCCCTGCTCACCGCCCCGCTCGGCGAGGCACCTGTGAGCCCCTCCGTCAACCAGCTGCTGCAAAGCCCCGCCTTTTTGCTGGACTACAATTCCCAGGGTGCACCTGGGTGTATGTCCTCTGTGGAGGCCTACAGGGATTTTGGGGAggccggaggaggaggaggagagccagA